Proteins encoded together in one Helicobacter pylori window:
- a CDS encoding flagellin A has protein sequence MAFQVNTNINAMNAHVQSALTQNALKTSLERLSSGLRINKAADDASGMTVADSLRSQASSLGQAIANTNDGMGIIQVADKAMDEQLKILDTVKVKATQAAQDGQTTESRKAIQSDIVRLIQGLDNIGNTTTYNGQALLSGQFTNKEFQVGAYSNQSIKASIGSTTSDKIGQVRIATGALITASGDISLTFKQVDGVNDVTLESVKISSSAGTGIGVLAEVINKNSNQTGVRAHASVITTSDVAVQSGSLSNLTLNGIRLGNIADIKKNDSDGRLVAAINAVTSETGVEAYTDQNGRLNLRSLDGRGIEIKTDSVSNGPSALTMVNGGQDLTKGSTNYGRLSLTRLDAKSINVVSASDSQHLGFSAIGFGESQVAETTVNLRDVTGNFNANVKSASGANYNAVIASGNQSLGSGVTTLRGAMVVIDIAESAMKMLDKVRSDLGSVQNQMISTVNNISITQVNVKAAESQIRDVDFAEESANFNKNNILAQSGSYAMSQANTVQQNILRLLT, from the coding sequence CTTCATTGGAGAGATTGAGTTCAGGTTTAAGGATTAATAAGGCGGCTGATGACGCATCAGGCATGACGGTGGCGGATTCTTTGCGTTCACAAGCGAGCAGTTTGGGTCAAGCGATTGCCAACACGAATGACGGCATGGGGATTATCCAAGTTGCGGATAAGGCTATGGATGAGCAGTTAAAGATCTTAGACACCGTTAAGGTTAAAGCGACTCAAGCGGCTCAAGACGGGCAAACTACAGAATCTCGTAAAGCGATTCAATCTGACATCGTTCGTTTGATTCAAGGTTTAGACAATATCGGTAACACGACTACTTATAACGGGCAAGCGTTATTGTCTGGCCAATTCACTAACAAAGAATTCCAAGTAGGGGCTTATTCTAACCAAAGCATTAAAGCTTCTATCGGCTCTACCACTTCAGATAAAATCGGTCAAGTTCGTATCGCTACGGGTGCGTTAATCACGGCTTCTGGGGATATTAGCTTGACTTTTAAACAAGTGGATGGCGTGAATGATGTAACTTTAGAGAGCGTAAAAATCTCTAGTTCAGCAGGCACGGGGATCGGCGTGTTAGCGGAAGTGATTAACAAGAACTCTAACCAAACAGGGGTTAGAGCTCATGCGAGCGTTATCACCACGAGCGATGTGGCGGTCCAGTCAGGAAGTTTGAGTAATTTAACCTTAAACGGGATTCGTTTGGGCAATATCGCAGACATTAAGAAAAACGACTCAGACGGAAGGTTAGTTGCAGCGATCAATGCGGTTACTTCAGAAACCGGCGTGGAAGCTTATACGGATCAAAACGGGCGCTTGAATTTGCGCAGTTTAGATGGTCGTGGGATTGAAATCAAAACCGATAGCGTCAGTAATGGGCCTAGCGCTTTAACGATGGTTAATGGTGGTCAGGATTTAACAAAAGGCTCTACTAACTACGGAAGGCTTTCTCTCACACGATTAGACGCTAAGAGCATCAATGTCGTTTCGGCTTCTGACTCACAGCATTTAGGTTTTAGTGCGATTGGTTTTGGGGAATCTCAAGTGGCAGAAACCACGGTGAATTTGCGCGATGTTACTGGGAATTTTAACGCTAATGTCAAATCAGCTAGTGGCGCGAACTATAACGCCGTGATCGCTAGCGGTAATCAAAGCTTGGGATCTGGGGTTACAACCTTAAGAGGCGCGATGGTGGTGATTGATATTGCCGAATCAGCGATGAAAATGTTGGATAAAGTCCGCTCTGATTTAGGTTCTGTGCAAAATCAAATGATTAGCACCGTGAATAACATCAGCATCACTCAAGTGAATGTTAAAGCGGCTGAATCTCAAATCAGGGATGTGGATTTTGCTGAAGAGAGTGCGAATTTCAACAAAAACAACATTTTGGCGCAATCAGGCAGCTATGCGATGAGTCAAGCCAACACCGTCCAACAAAATATCTTAAGGCTTTTAACTTAG